A portion of the Actomonas aquatica genome contains these proteins:
- a CDS encoding DUF3891 family protein, giving the protein MIRAETDDSWVLITHPDHAQLAGEFADAWGNDQFGRPAPFPPIRHAVYHHDDGWIARDAKPSLTPAGKPEAFTRDLVGAYSAFEEIDLPSYLNVRAEATAAVAKQDPLAAVMVSMHTVNLLTEQADVDSIRPEHREAYETFIAAQRAWQEATIKEHGADPAAMQRGFEFLQCCDNLSLIVCSGYDSPRELRHQHPDRDGKLHPLTCTPLGPTTWRISPWPFATDEINCQLPRRTIAKSAFSDQDGYRAVVAATVPEPIAITLVR; this is encoded by the coding sequence ATGATTCGCGCAGAAACGGATGACTCATGGGTGCTCATCACCCATCCCGATCACGCCCAACTCGCCGGTGAATTCGCCGACGCGTGGGGCAACGACCAATTCGGCCGCCCCGCCCCCTTTCCCCCGATTCGCCACGCGGTGTATCACCACGACGATGGCTGGATCGCCCGCGACGCTAAGCCGAGCCTCACGCCCGCCGGCAAACCCGAGGCCTTCACCCGCGACCTCGTCGGCGCCTACTCCGCCTTCGAGGAAATCGATCTGCCGTCCTATCTCAACGTGCGCGCCGAAGCCACCGCCGCCGTCGCCAAACAGGATCCCCTCGCCGCCGTGATGGTGTCCATGCACACGGTGAACCTGCTCACCGAACAAGCCGACGTGGACTCCATCCGACCCGAGCATCGTGAGGCCTATGAGACCTTTATCGCCGCGCAACGCGCGTGGCAGGAAGCCACCATCAAGGAACACGGTGCGGATCCGGCCGCCATGCAACGCGGCTTCGAGTTCCTGCAATGCTGCGACAACCTCTCGCTCATCGTCTGCTCCGGTTACGACTCCCCCCGTGAGTTGCGCCATCAGCACCCCGATCGCGACGGTAAGCTGCATCCCCTCACCTGCACTCCCCTCGGTCCGACCACTTGGCGCATCTCGCCCTGGCCTTTTGCCACCGACGAAATCAACTGCCAGCTCCCGCGCCGCACCATCGCCAAGTCGGCCTTCTCCGACCAGGACGGCTACCGCGCAGTCGTCGCCGCCACCGTCCCCGAGCCCATCGCCATCACGCTGGTGCGCTAG